The Antarcticibacterium flavum genome contains the following window.
GAAGATAAGGAACAGTTGGCTTTGCCTTTTGAGGTTACTGCCCAGGAGCTTGAAAAACGAGAAGAAGCCTTTACAGAAAAGATTACCTACCAGCGTAAGAAGAAAAATGCCACTCATAAAGGGCGTCAGCCGCTTCCGGATCATCTTCCGGTAGAGGAAGTGAAGATCTATCCTAAGGGAGATATCTCTCAGATGAAGTGTATCGGTCAGGAAGAGACCGATGAATTGGAATACGAGCCTGCACGATTTTTTATTCGCAGATATATCCGGTATAAATACGCTCACAAATCCGGAGAAGGGGTGATCATCGGAGAACTTCCTGAGCGGGTGATCGATAAGGGTATTCCAGGATCCGGACTGGTAACTTCTCTATTAGTTGATAAATACTGTGACCATATGCCGCTTCACCGTCAGCTCGAACGTTTTAAAAGAGAAAAGGTCCCCATCCCTCCCTCTACTATGAATGGCTGGTGTGCCAGAGGGATCGATCGGATTGTTCCGCTCTTTGAAGAACTCATAGCCGATGTAAAATCTCAAGGCTACTTGCAGGTTGATGAAACAACAATAAAGGTGCAGGATGAGGGGAAAAAAGGAAAAACTCATCTGGGATATTATTGGGTATATCACAGTCCCATCGATGGAAATGTAGTCTTTGACTACCAGCCTGGCCGTGGGCAAAAGGCACCCGAAGCCATGCTTAAAGATTTTAAAGGCTACCTTCAGACAGACGGCTATGCGGTCTATGATCATTATGCTAAAAAAGAAGAGGTCACCCATTTAGGATGCTGGGCCCATGCCCGTCGTTATTATGAAAAATCGCTGGATAATGACCCGGAAAGGGCAACCCGTGCCTTAAAGGAGATCCAAAAAATATACGCTATTGAAAGAAAAATCAAAGAGGCAAATCTTAGTCCAGAGCAAATTAAAGAGGTGCGCCTTAAAGAAGCATTACCAGTAATTAATGAACTGGGGAAATGGATGACTCAGCAGCTTAAGTTTACCTTGCCCAAAAGTCTGATAGGAAAAGCACTTGCCTATAGTGTATCTAGGTGGGATGCGCTGTGTGCTTACCTGTATGACGGAAATTTATTTATAGATAATAATCAAATTGAAGGAAAAATTCGTCCGGTTGCTGTGGGAAGAAAAAATTACTTATTTGCAGGATCTCATAAAGCTGCTCAGAGAGCTGCGGCAATCTATTCCTTCTTTGCTATTTGTAAAAAGCACCAGGTGAATCCCTATGAGTGGTTAAAATATACCTTGGAAAATATCATGACCATCAAATACAAGGATATTAAGAATCTCTACCCCCAGAATTACAAAAAATTACAGCTGGGTAAATAAGCAAAAACTACTTACAAAATTATACTCTATTTACCGCGGCGTATTTAGCCGACTGCATACATTGAGGTTGCTAGCTGATAATAACCGTTCTCATAGCAATCTTAAATTGATTCAAAAGAACCTAATTAAATTTTATCCATTCATTTTGGATAACGATCCAATTAAACCTGTCCTCAAAGCAATACTTGACGCTGAGTAATATGAGCGATATAATTTCAAAACCATATGTCTGGACAATTGCCGAAAAACAAGTTATAAAAGATAATTTCGGAAATCATAATGACTGGCCTAAAGGAATATTTAATAACTTAAAAGAGAAGTTAATTGATTATTTGAGAATTCAACAGAAAAACAAATGTTGTTATTGTAAATATGACTTAGGATTCGACATTAAACAAGTTGATATTGAACATATTGTTCCTAAATCAAGACACGAAAGATTCACATTTGAACCATTAAATTTGGCATTAAGCTGTCCCGGCTGTAATACCAAAAAAAGTGTTAAACCTGTCTTGAATACAATTACCGTTAAATATTCCAAAAACTCTAATAATTATAAAATCGTCCACGCCCATTTTGATAATTATTCAGACCATATCAATATCGTAAATGGTTGTGTATTTACTGCTAATTCTGCGAAAGGAAGTGAAACTATTACTTACTGTGAATTATTTCGTTTAAGCACAGTAGAAGAAAAAATAAAGGCTACTAAAGGATTAGAAACGTCAACTTTAGAGTCATTAGTCATTGATTTAAAGAATGCGTCTAACGAAAAAAAAGAAGAATTAGTTAAGCTTTTGACTAATGCCATTCGCTAAAACTTATTTCTTCATAACGAAGATTGGTTAGGCGATATGGCCTAGCTAAAATGATTGTTCTTTGGACCTGAACCGTTTTTAAATCTTATAAAATTTAAGAAGACAATTTCGAAAAATGTTGTAAACTGAACGTATGCAGTCGGCTAAATACGCCGCGGTAAATAGAGTATAATTTTGTAAGTAGTTTTTGCTTATTTACCCAGCTGTAATTTTTTGTAATTCTGGGGGTAGAGATTCTTAATATCCTTGTATTTGATGGTCATGATATTTTCCAAGGTATATTTTAACCACTCATAGGGATTCACCTGGTGCTTTTTACAAATAGCAAAGAAGGAATAGATTGCCGCAGCTCTCTGAGCAGCTTTATGAGATCCTGCAAATAAGTAATTTTTTCTTCCCACAGCAACCGGACGAATTTTTCCTTCAATTTGATTATTATCTATAAATAAATTTCCGTCATACAGGTAAGCACACAGCGCATCCCACCTAGATACACTATAGGCAAGTGCTTTTCCTATCAGACTTTTGGGCAAGGTAAACTTAAGCTGCTGAGTCATCCATTTCCCCAGTTCATTAATTACTGGTAATGCTTCTTTAAGGCGCACCTCTTTAATTTGCTCTGGACTAAGATTTGCCTCTTTGATTTTTCTTTCAATAGCGTATATTTTTTGGATCTCCTTTAAGGCACGGGTTGCCCTTTCCGGGTCATTATCCAGCGATTTTTCATAATAACGACGGGCATGGGCCCAGCATCCTAAATGGGTGACCTCTTCTTTTTTAGCATAATGATCATAGACCGCATAGCCGTCTGTCTGAAGGTAGCCTTTAAAATCTTTAAGCATGGCTTCGGGTGCCTTTTGCCCACGGCCAGGCTGGTAGTCAAAGACTACATTTCCATCGATGGGACTGTGATATACCCAATAATATCCCAGATGAGTTTTTCCTTTTTTCCCCTCATCCTGCACCTTTATTGTTGTTTCATCAACCTGCAAGTAGCCTTGAGATTTTACATCGGCTATGAGTTCTTCAAAGAGCGGAACAATCCGATCGATCCCTCTGGCACACCAGCCATTCATAGTAGAGGGAGGGATGGGGACCTTTTCTCTTTTAAAACGTTCGAGCTGACGGTGAAGCGGCATATGGTCACAGTATTTATCAACTAATAGAGAAGTTACCAGTCCGGATCCTGGAATACCCTTATCGATCACCCGCTCAGGAAGTTCTCCGATGATCACCCCTTCTCCGGATTTGTGAGCGTATTTATACCGGATATATCTGCGAATAAAAAATCGTGCAGGCTCGTATTCCAATTCATCGGTCTCTTCCTGACCGATACACTTCATCTGAGAGATATCTCCCTTAGGATAGATCTTCACTTCCTCTACCGGAAGATGATCCGGAAGCGGCTGACGCCCTTTATGAGTGGCATTTTTCTTCTTACGCTGGTAGGTAATCTTTTCTGTAAAGGCTTCTTCTCGTTTTTCAAGCTCCTGGGCAGTAACCTCAAAAGGCAAAGCCAACTGTTCCTTATCTTCAAAACGCTCGCGTTTCTGACCGAACTGCATCCTTCGGAACATCTCCAGCTGGCTCTCCAGGTAGGCCACTTTTTCCTCTAGAACTCCGGACTTACTCAAATAGCTGCGAAGATGCTCATCAGCCCGGGCAAGTTCCTTGTCTTTTTGCTTTAATTCCTTAGTCTTTTGTTTTAATTCTTGCTGAGATTTTTGAAGCTCTTTTTTATGGAATGTCGCCTGCGCTGATTGCTCTTCTAAAAGGGCCAACAACTGTTGTTTTGAAAGGGTTTCCAGGGATTTTTCCATAGCATAAAAGTACAGATTTCCCTGCTTTTTTACAACAATTATTTTGTGTTTTTATCAGTAAAATCAGGGGGTTCAGGAGGATTGTACCGGTTAAGGTGACGCAGCTTTTCTGCCTTGATCCCCTCGATCATCAGCACCAGCTGACTCCAACTAACACTTCCTGACTGGAGCACTTTGGGAAGCGAGAACGTTCCTTTCTCAAGACGTTTAT
Protein-coding sequences here:
- the tnpC gene encoding IS66 family transposase; this encodes MEKSLETLSKQQLLALLEEQSAQATFHKKELQKSQQELKQKTKELKQKDKELARADEHLRSYLSKSGVLEEKVAYLESQLEMFRRMQFGQKRERFEDKEQLALPFEVTAQELEKREEAFTEKITYQRKKKNATHKGRQPLPDHLPVEEVKIYPKGDISQMKCIGQEETDELEYEPARFFIRRYIRYKYAHKSGEGVIIGELPERVIDKGIPGSGLVTSLLVDKYCDHMPLHRQLERFKREKVPIPPSTMNGWCARGIDRIVPLFEELIADVKSQGYLQVDETTIKVQDEGKKGKTHLGYYWVYHSPIDGNVVFDYQPGRGQKAPEAMLKDFKGYLQTDGYAVYDHYAKKEEVTHLGCWAHARRYYEKSLDNDPERATRALKEIQKIYAIERKIKEANLSPEQIKEVRLKEALPVINELGKWMTQQLKFTLPKSLIGKALAYSVSRWDALCAYLYDGNLFIDNNQIEGKIRPVAVGRKNYLFAGSHKAAQRAAAIYSFFAICKKHQVNPYEWLKYTLENIMTIKYKDIKNLYPQNYKKLQLGK
- a CDS encoding HNH endonuclease, producing MSDIISKPYVWTIAEKQVIKDNFGNHNDWPKGIFNNLKEKLIDYLRIQQKNKCCYCKYDLGFDIKQVDIEHIVPKSRHERFTFEPLNLALSCPGCNTKKSVKPVLNTITVKYSKNSNNYKIVHAHFDNYSDHINIVNGCVFTANSAKGSETITYCELFRLSTVEEKIKATKGLETSTLESLVIDLKNASNEKKEELVKLLTNAIR
- the tnpC gene encoding IS66 family transposase; this encodes MEKSLETLSKQQLLALLEEQSAQATFHKKELQKSQQELKQKTKELKQKDKELARADEHLRSYLSKSGVLEEKVAYLESQLEMFRRMQFGQKRERFEDKEQLALPFEVTAQELEKREEAFTEKITYQRKKKNATHKGRQPLPDHLPVEEVKIYPKGDISQMKCIGQEETDELEYEPARFFIRRYIRYKYAHKSGEGVIIGELPERVIDKGIPGSGLVTSLLVDKYCDHMPLHRQLERFKREKVPIPPSTMNGWCARGIDRIVPLFEELIADVKSQGYLQVDETTIKVQDEGKKGKTHLGYYWVYHSPIDGNVVFDYQPGRGQKAPEAMLKDFKGYLQTDGYAVYDHYAKKEEVTHLGCWAHARRYYEKSLDNDPERATRALKEIQKIYAIERKIKEANLSPEQIKEVRLKEALPVINELGKWMTQQLKFTLPKSLIGKALAYSVSRWDALCAYLYDGNLFIDNNQIEGKIRPVAVGRKNYLFAGSHKAAQRAAAIYSFFAICKKHQVNPYEWLKYTLENIMTIKYKDIKNLYPQNYKKLQLGK